Proteins from a single region of Undibacterium sp. KW1:
- a CDS encoding Fur family transcriptional regulator gives MKSPSTRAKPPTTAHHHGAASTLLSGAGVRVTDARLNVLSELLSSQRALSHLEVQDALPDMDRVTLYRALDCLTDAGLAHKISGDDRVFRYSTGSETAGNKDHPAQHQHGHFKCTRCARVFCLDDAKQPPGLREQLQATLQTTLGRGFQSHDIELTIKGWCADCAK, from the coding sequence ATGAAATCACCCTCTACCAGAGCCAAACCTCCCACAACTGCCCATCATCATGGCGCAGCCTCGACACTGTTGTCGGGGGCTGGCGTGCGCGTAACCGATGCGCGCCTGAATGTCTTGTCTGAACTCTTGTCCAGCCAGCGCGCACTGTCGCATCTGGAAGTGCAGGATGCCTTGCCCGACATGGACAGGGTCACCCTGTACCGCGCACTGGATTGCCTGACCGATGCCGGGCTGGCGCATAAAATTTCTGGCGATGACAGGGTATTCCGCTACAGCACGGGTAGTGAGACTGCGGGCAACAAGGACCATCCAGCCCAGCATCAGCACGGGCATTTCAAATGCACCCGTTGCGCCAGGGTGTTTTGTCTGGATGATGCCAAACAGCCGCCAGGCTTGCGTGAGCAATTGCAGGCAACCTTGCAGACGACCTTGGGGCGAGGCTTTCAAAGTCACGATATAGAGCTGACCATCAAAGGCTGGTGCGCCGACTGCGCCAAATAG
- a CDS encoding PhoX family phosphatase codes for MSDQPQAGRRQALKFLAGAPLLPLGAFSTASLLSACGGSSTAATPATVTPVAANFVGAEFTAMPAPSLANAAAMATTTVGSTLSVNFSDNSSQTFKLAYQPFFLTGDLVPNGSGGTILAGGYYDINNKPIIDKTVPGKERQFFSDSPDGTSLLSVANPTVTGIKGKAVFAVVQFEYTTWAQDGTTDMYGKLPSPIAVLTLDQDQATGKLSLVKYHNVDMSKVNGLWITCGASLSPWGTHLSSEEYEPDAFTISTNTQFKAYSTNLFGDENKANPYHYGHMPEITVNPDGTGTAKKHYCMGRLSHELVQVMPDNRTALMGDDATNGAIFIFVADKEKDLSSGSLYVAKIGAGFSIDPAAAGAALTWIKLGSATSAEIEAMANTLKPADIMEVATADPKDASFTKIYYSGKVQWIKIKPGMEKAAAFLETHRYAAYMGGSMALTKLEGTTVNAKDKIAYSALQNMQSSMVRGNAAWNEAFGVTLEKAVNAGAVLAHTLAGGQKDTAGAAINSDWVPTVTKTLLIGEDIAADALGNLANPDKIGAPDNLKFSEKLRTLFIGEDSSYHVNNFLWAYNVDTKKLSRIASMPSGAEATGLSVVDDLNGWTYITSNFQHAGDWLAIHSIVKPTLDPLVRANYKDRFASAVGYLTADVSSVKLAKA; via the coding sequence ATGTCAGATCAACCTCAAGCCGGTCGCCGTCAGGCACTTAAATTCCTCGCAGGCGCTCCTTTGCTGCCGCTGGGCGCATTTTCCACGGCCTCATTGCTGAGTGCATGTGGCGGTAGCTCGACAGCAGCGACTCCTGCGACGGTAACGCCAGTCGCAGCGAATTTTGTTGGCGCAGAATTTACTGCGATGCCAGCACCATCTCTGGCAAACGCAGCAGCAATGGCGACCACGACTGTGGGTTCGACACTGAGCGTCAACTTCAGCGACAACAGTTCGCAAACTTTCAAGCTGGCTTACCAGCCTTTCTTCCTGACTGGTGACCTGGTGCCAAATGGCAGCGGCGGTACTATCCTGGCGGGCGGCTACTACGATATCAATAACAAACCTATCATCGACAAAACAGTGCCAGGCAAAGAACGCCAGTTCTTCTCTGATTCTCCTGACGGTACATCCCTGCTGTCAGTAGCAAACCCGACAGTCACAGGTATCAAAGGCAAGGCAGTATTCGCTGTTGTGCAGTTTGAATACACGACCTGGGCGCAGGATGGCACGACCGATATGTATGGCAAACTGCCTTCCCCTATCGCCGTACTGACACTGGATCAAGACCAGGCTACCGGCAAACTGAGCCTGGTGAAATATCACAATGTTGATATGTCCAAGGTCAATGGTCTGTGGATCACTTGCGGTGCGAGCTTGTCCCCTTGGGGCACTCATCTGTCCAGTGAAGAATACGAGCCTGATGCATTCACTATCTCCACTAACACCCAGTTCAAGGCCTATAGCACGAACTTGTTTGGTGACGAGAATAAGGCTAACCCTTACCACTATGGCCACATGCCAGAAATCACTGTCAATCCTGACGGTACTGGTACAGCGAAAAAACATTACTGCATGGGCCGCCTGTCACATGAGCTGGTACAAGTCATGCCTGACAACCGTACTGCACTGATGGGTGATGATGCCACTAACGGTGCTATCTTCATTTTCGTGGCCGACAAAGAAAAAGACCTGTCTTCCGGTTCACTGTATGTTGCCAAAATCGGTGCCGGTTTCTCTATCGACCCAGCTGCTGCCGGTGCTGCTCTGACCTGGATCAAGCTCGGCTCTGCCACCAGTGCAGAAATCGAAGCCATGGCAAATACTCTCAAGCCTGCCGACATCATGGAAGTGGCAACAGCCGATCCTAAAGATGCGAGCTTCACCAAGATTTACTACAGTGGTAAAGTGCAGTGGATCAAGATCAAACCAGGCATGGAAAAAGCAGCAGCCTTCCTGGAAACCCACCGCTACGCAGCTTACATGGGTGGCAGCATGGCCCTGACCAAGCTTGAAGGCACGACAGTCAATGCCAAGGACAAGATCGCTTACTCCGCTTTGCAAAACATGCAAAGCTCCATGGTGCGTGGCAATGCCGCCTGGAATGAAGCTTTTGGCGTGACGCTGGAAAAAGCAGTGAATGCCGGTGCAGTATTGGCACACACACTGGCTGGCGGCCAGAAAGATACCGCTGGTGCCGCCATCAACAGCGACTGGGTACCAACAGTCACCAAGACCCTGCTGATCGGTGAGGATATCGCTGCCGATGCCTTGGGTAACCTGGCTAATCCAGACAAGATCGGTGCACCTGACAATCTGAAGTTCTCAGAAAAACTGCGTACCCTGTTCATTGGTGAAGACAGCAGCTACCACGTGAATAACTTCTTGTGGGCTTATAACGTCGATACCAAGAAGTTGTCACGTATTGCCTCCATGCCTTCGGGCGCTGAAGCTACTGGCTTGTCAGTCGTCGATGACCTGAATGGCTGGACTTACATCACCAGCAACTTCCAGCACGCAGGTGACTGGCTGGCGATTCACTCCATCGTCAAGCCGACGCTGGACCCATTGGTACGCGCCAACTACAAAGACCGTTTCGCATCTGCAGTTGGTTACCTGACAGCGGATGTCAGCAGTGTCAAGCTGGCTAAAGCATAA
- a CDS encoding OmpA family protein produces the protein MHDTLKSSLLVLSLFASSMVLAAVNPAYEKVLTTDAPNAKDHPMTGRYQGSSILLQTQKAYDEIAFAAGSATEPDYSSNKKFSKVQKAEGALTRTVYVSPKGRSSLEVFRNFSDSLGSKGFKPIFQCDNDSCGPSFKSLKYNWNEKRTHVQGEGYDVNRNRYVQGVFDGAKDIRYALLQKGTGAATTYVGVYAALNSGGSMGDLSESLNDRVTVLVEVLEPKAMEQNIVTVDADAISKELAANGAVSFYGLYFDTDKAVIKPESKPQLDEMAKYLKANTAAVYIVGHTDTQGVLDYNMTLSGKRAQAVVDALKGYGIADARLIAKGVGPLAPRASNAADAGRAKNRRVEMVLR, from the coding sequence ATGCACGATACGCTGAAGTCATCCTTGCTGGTCCTTTCCTTGTTTGCCAGTTCCATGGTGTTGGCCGCCGTCAACCCTGCCTATGAAAAAGTATTGACGACGGATGCACCGAATGCCAAGGACCATCCCATGACCGGGCGTTACCAGGGCTCCAGTATTTTGCTGCAGACGCAAAAAGCCTATGATGAAATTGCCTTTGCGGCTGGCTCGGCGACTGAGCCAGATTACAGCAGCAACAAGAAATTTTCCAAGGTACAAAAAGCTGAGGGGGCGCTGACGCGTACTGTCTATGTTTCTCCCAAAGGACGGTCTTCGCTGGAAGTGTTCCGTAATTTTAGTGATAGCCTCGGCAGCAAAGGCTTCAAACCCATATTCCAATGTGATAACGATAGCTGCGGCCCATCCTTCAAGAGCCTGAAATACAACTGGAATGAGAAACGTACCCATGTGCAGGGCGAGGGTTATGATGTAAATCGGAATCGCTATGTTCAGGGAGTTTTCGATGGCGCCAAGGACATCCGTTATGCACTGCTGCAAAAGGGAACTGGTGCAGCGACGACTTATGTAGGGGTGTATGCTGCACTCAATTCTGGTGGCAGCATGGGGGACCTGAGTGAAAGCCTCAATGACAGGGTTACTGTGCTGGTAGAAGTGCTGGAACCAAAAGCCATGGAACAGAATATAGTCACCGTTGATGCCGACGCCATCAGCAAGGAACTGGCAGCGAATGGTGCAGTCAGTTTCTATGGTCTGTATTTTGATACTGACAAAGCCGTCATCAAGCCAGAATCCAAACCTCAGCTTGATGAGATGGCCAAATACCTGAAAGCCAATACCGCAGCAGTGTATATCGTCGGCCATACCGACACCCAGGGCGTGCTTGACTACAATATGACTTTATCTGGCAAGCGGGCCCAGGCTGTGGTTGACGCACTCAAGGGTTATGGCATTGCCGATGCGCGTCTGATCGCCAAAGGCGTAGGCCCACTGGCACCGCGTGCTTCCAATGCTGCAGATGCTGGCCGTGCCAAAAACAGGCGTGTAGAAATGGTGTTACGTTAA